One window from the genome of Methylothermaceae bacteria B42 encodes:
- a CDS encoding preprotein translocase subunit YajC — protein sequence MGFFISDALAQAAPPAQEPGIVGLLLPLAIFAFFYLLFIWPQQKRAKEHKKMVQSLGKGTDVVTNGGIVGRVVDLDESFVVLEVADGIHIQVQRNAIATILPKGSFKAIKKKIAKAEKSS from the coding sequence ATGGGGTTTTTCATTTCCGACGCGTTGGCCCAAGCCGCGCCGCCCGCACAAGAGCCTGGCATTGTGGGGCTTTTGTTGCCTTTGGCTATCTTTGCTTTTTTCTATTTGCTTTTTATCTGGCCGCAACAAAAACGCGCCAAAGAACACAAGAAAATGGTCCAGTCTCTCGGCAAGGGGACCGATGTGGTCACCAATGGCGGGATTGTCGGCCGGGTGGTGGATCTGGATGAAAGCTTCGTTGTCCTGGAAGTAGCCGATGGCATACATATCCAGGTGCAAAGAAACGCCATTGCCACCATCTTGCCCAAAGGGTCCTTTAAGGCAATCAAAAAGAAGATCGCGAAAGCGGAAAAATCGTCATAA
- the tgt gene encoding tRNA-guanine(34) transglycosylase (Exchanges the guanine residue with 7-aminomethyl-7-deazaguanine in tRNAs with GU(N) anticodons (tRNA-Asp, -Asn, -His and -Tyr)) — translation MQFRLFRTDQSARRGRLEFPRGRVETPAFMPVGTYGTVKAMTTEEVRESGAEILLGNTFHLMLRPGVEIIRAHGGLHSFMHWLGPILTDSGGFQVFSLGKIRKIREEGVYFRSPINGDEIFMGPEESMAVQRGLGSDIVMIFDECTPYPAEFEQARLSMKLSLRWAERSKVAHGDNSAALFGIVQGGVYESLREQSLQGLVSIGFDGYAIGGLSVGEPKEDRYRILDALLPQMPEDKPRYLMGVGTPEDIVECVRRGVDMFDCVLPTRNARNGHLFTREGVVKIRNSRFKEDTLPLDEACECYTCRHYSRAYLHHLDRCGEILGARLNTTHNLHYYQQLMRGLREAIEAGALEDFVQQFYLQRGKQAPLMA, via the coding sequence ATGCAATTCCGGTTATTTAGAACGGATCAATCCGCCCGGCGGGGACGTCTGGAATTTCCCCGGGGTAGGGTGGAAACGCCCGCCTTTATGCCGGTGGGAACTTATGGCACCGTTAAGGCGATGACCACCGAGGAAGTCAGGGAGAGCGGCGCCGAGATCCTTTTGGGAAATACTTTCCATCTTATGTTGCGTCCTGGAGTGGAAATTATCCGCGCCCATGGGGGGTTGCATTCGTTCATGCATTGGCTGGGGCCGATTTTGACCGATTCCGGCGGCTTTCAAGTCTTCAGCCTGGGCAAGATCCGAAAGATTCGCGAAGAAGGCGTGTACTTTCGTTCTCCCATAAATGGGGATGAAATTTTCATGGGGCCGGAGGAATCGATGGCGGTTCAGCGTGGATTGGGCTCGGATATCGTCATGATCTTTGACGAGTGCACCCCTTATCCAGCAGAGTTTGAGCAGGCTCGTTTGTCCATGAAGTTATCGTTGCGTTGGGCCGAGCGGAGCAAAGTTGCCCATGGAGATAATTCAGCCGCTCTGTTTGGGATAGTTCAAGGTGGTGTCTATGAATCATTGCGCGAACAATCCTTGCAGGGCTTGGTGTCTATCGGGTTTGATGGTTACGCCATAGGCGGCCTGTCAGTGGGAGAACCCAAAGAGGACCGCTACCGGATTCTTGATGCGTTATTACCACAAATGCCCGAAGACAAACCCCGTTATTTGATGGGAGTGGGGACGCCGGAAGATATTGTGGAATGCGTGCGCCGTGGAGTGGACATGTTTGATTGCGTACTGCCTACCCGCAATGCCCGTAATGGTCATTTGTTTACCCGCGAAGGTGTGGTCAAAATTCGTAACAGTCGCTTCAAGGAAGATACCCTGCCGTTGGATGAAGCATGTGAGTGTTATACCTGCCGGCATTATTCCCGGGCCTATCTTCATCATCTTGATCGTTGCGGAGAAATATTGGGAGCCCGTCTCAATACCACACACAATTTACATTATTACCAACAACTGATGCGTGGGCTTCGGGAAGCAATTGAGGCTGGGGCATTGGAAGATTTTGTCCAACAATTTTATCTTCAACGGGGCAAACAAGCGCCGCTTATGGCATAA